In one window of Ruminococcus albus AD2013 DNA:
- the rplO gene encoding 50S ribosomal protein L15, translating into MKLHELSPNPGAVRDVKRVGRGHGSGNGKTAGKGHKGQKARSGGSIRPGFEGGQTALARRIPKRGFNNIFATKYAIINVSDLEKFVDGTVVDFELLKASGVLKEEYDGVKVLGNGDLTKNLTVKAAKFSAAAKEKIEKAGGKAEVM; encoded by the coding sequence ATGAAGCTTCACGAATTATCACCTAATCCCGGCGCAGTAAGAGACGTTAAGCGTGTGGGCAGAGGTCACGGTTCAGGAAACGGTAAGACTGCAGGTAAGGGTCACAAGGGCCAGAAGGCTAGATCCGGCGGCAGCATCAGACCCGGCTTCGAGGGTGGTCAGACCGCTCTTGCAAGAAGAATTCCTAAGCGTGGATTCAATAATATATTCGCAACTAAGTATGCGATCATCAATGTATCCGATCTTGAAAAGTTCGTTGACGGCACAGTAGTTGATTTTGAACTGCTGAAGGCATCCGGCGTCCTCAAGGAGGAGTATGATGGAGTAAAGGTCCTCGGTAACGGAGACCTCACCAAAAACCTTACCGTCAAGGCTGCTAAGTTCTCAGCAGCAGCTAAGGAGAAAATCGAAAAGGCAGGCGGGAAGGCTGAGGTGATGTAA
- the rpmD gene encoding 50S ribosomal protein L30, which produces MANLKIQLTKSLSGRSEKQIATANSLGLRKIGDTTEQPDNACTQGKIKLVSHLIKVTEA; this is translated from the coding sequence ATGGCTAACCTGAAAATTCAGCTGACTAAGAGCCTGAGTGGCAGAAGCGAAAAGCAGATCGCCACTGCAAATTCTCTTGGTCTGAGAAAAATCGGGGATACGACCGAGCAGCCCGACAACGCTTGTACACAGGGCAAGATCAAGCTGGTATCCCACCTTATTAAAGTAACCGAAGCGTAA
- the rpsE gene encoding 30S ribosomal protein S5, producing the protein MALIDASKIEELQEKVVAINRVSKTVKGGRIMKFSALVVVGDGNGIVGFGIGKSGEVPDAIRKAIQDAKKNLVKISLKGTTIPHEIVGKFGAGEVLLKPAAPGTGIIAGGTVRAVVEAAGIRDIRAKSLRSNNPYNAVRATINGLTSVRSAEAIAELRGKTVKEIFE; encoded by the coding sequence ATGGCTTTAATAGATGCTTCAAAGATCGAAGAGCTGCAGGAAAAGGTCGTAGCAATTAACAGAGTATCCAAGACTGTTAAGGGCGGCCGTATCATGAAGTTCTCCGCACTTGTAGTAGTTGGCGACGGCAACGGTATCGTTGGCTTCGGCATCGGTAAGTCGGGCGAAGTTCCCGACGCTATCAGAAAGGCTATTCAGGACGCTAAGAAGAACCTGGTAAAGATCTCCCTGAAGGGTACAACAATTCCTCACGAGATCGTAGGTAAGTTCGGCGCAGGTGAGGTTCTCCTCAAGCCCGCCGCTCCCGGTACAGGTATCATCGCAGGCGGCACTGTGAGAGCAGTGGTTGAAGCAGCCGGCATAAGAGATATCAGAGCAAAGTCGCTTCGCTCTAACAATCCTTACAATGCAGTAAGAGCAACAATCAACGGTCTGACCAGCGTAAGAAGCGCTGAGGCTATCGCTGAACTGAGAGGCAAGACTGTTAAGGAAATATTTGAATAA
- the rplR gene encoding 50S ribosomal protein L18: MVKKLDRAKARIKRHQRIRNKISGTPECPRLNVFRSSKHIYAQIIDDVNGVTLASASSMAKGFEGNGGNKEGARKVGEMIAEAAKAKGIENVVFDRGGFLYHGRVQELADGAREGGLKF; encoded by the coding sequence ATGGTTAAAAAGCTTGACAGAGCTAAGGCTAGAATCAAGAGACATCAGAGAATCCGCAACAAGATCAGCGGTACTCCCGAATGCCCTCGCCTCAACGTATTCCGCTCCTCTAAGCATATATATGCACAGATCATTGACGATGTTAACGGCGTAACACTGGCTTCCGCTTCCTCTATGGCTAAGGGCTTTGAGGGCAATGGCGGCAACAAGGAAGGCGCTCGCAAGGTCGGCGAGATGATCGCAGAAGCTGCTAAGGCAAAGGGAATTGAAAATGTCGTATTCGACAGAGGCGGTTTCCTTTATCACGGCCGTGTGCAGGAGCTTGCAGACGGTGCCCGTGAAGGCGGACTTAAATTCTAA
- the rplF gene encoding 50S ribosomal protein L6, whose translation MSRIGLKPITVPAGVEVKVADGNVVTAKGPKGTLTKTFHKDMIIKVDGSTVTVERPSEDKLHKSLHGLTRTLVNNMVEGVANGFSKKLEIVGVGYRAQKQGKNLVMNLGFSHQVIFAETDTIKIEVPDPNHIVVSGCDKQEVGQFACEIREKRPPEPYKGKGIRYEGEYIIRKEGKAGKGAKK comes from the coding sequence ATGTCAAGAATAGGATTGAAGCCCATTACTGTTCCCGCAGGTGTAGAGGTAAAGGTTGCTGATGGCAACGTAGTTACAGCTAAGGGTCCCAAGGGCACACTTACAAAAACATTCCATAAGGATATGATCATAAAGGTTGACGGCAGCACTGTTACAGTTGAGCGTCCTTCCGAGGATAAGCTCCACAAGAGTCTGCACGGTCTGACCAGAACACTCGTAAACAATATGGTTGAGGGTGTTGCAAACGGTTTCTCTAAGAAGCTCGAGATCGTTGGTGTTGGTTACAGAGCACAGAAGCAGGGCAAGAACCTGGTTATGAACCTGGGTTTCTCTCATCAGGTTATCTTTGCGGAGACTGACACTATCAAGATCGAAGTTCCCGATCCTAACCACATCGTAGTATCGGGCTGCGACAAGCAGGAAGTAGGTCAGTTTGCTTGTGAGATCCGCGAGAAGCGTCCCCCCGAGCCTTATAAGGGTAAAGGTATCCGCTACGAAGGCGAGTACATTATCCGTAAGGAAGGTAAGGCCGGTAAAGGCGCTAAGAAGTAA
- the rpsH gene encoding 30S ribosomal protein S8: MQITDTIADLLTRIRNASTAKHATVDVPASNMKKSITQILVDEGYVKNFTVIEDGKQGIIRITLKYDENRNSVITGLRRVSKPGLRIYASCEDMPKVIKGMGIAIVSTSKGVITDKKARELNVGGEVLAFVW, from the coding sequence ATGCAGATTACAGATACTATTGCAGATCTGTTAACAAGAATACGTAATGCTAGCACTGCTAAGCATGCGACTGTCGATGTACCTGCATCTAACATGAAGAAGTCTATCACACAGATCCTCGTAGATGAGGGCTATGTAAAGAACTTCACCGTTATCGAAGACGGCAAGCAGGGTATCATCAGGATCACACTCAAGTATGATGAGAACAGAAATTCCGTAATAACAGGGCTGAGAAGAGTTTCCAAGCCCGGTCTGAGGATCTACGCAAGCTGTGAGGATATGCCTAAGGTAATCAAGGGCATGGGTATCGCAATCGTATCCACCTCCAAGGGCGTTATCACCGACAAGAAGGCAAGAGAGCTGAATGTCGGCGGCGAAGTCCTCGCATTTGTATGGTAA
- a CDS encoding type Z 30S ribosomal protein S14, which yields MAKKAMINKQQAAPKYSTRAYNRCKICGRPHAYLRKFGVCRICFRELAHDGQIPGVKKASW from the coding sequence ATGGCAAAGAAGGCTATGATAAATAAGCAGCAGGCTGCTCCTAAGTATTCCACTCGTGCTTATAACAGATGCAAGATCTGCGGCAGACCCCATGCATATCTGAGAAAGTTCGGCGTTTGCCGTATCTGCTTCAGAGAGCTGGCTCATGACGGTCAGATCCCCGGCGTTAAGAAGGCAAGTTGGTAA
- the rplE gene encoding 50S ribosomal protein L5, producing MAARLKEQYVSTVAPELMKKFGYANVMQIPKLDKVVINVGCGADKDNKKVIDAIMTDLAAITGQKPIVCKAKKSVANFKLRDGQIIGVKVTLRAEKMYEFVDRLFNVAFPRVRDFRGINPNSFDGRGNYSTGLKEQLIFPEIEYDKIDKVRGMDINFITTAKTDEEGKELLRLMGAPFAEK from the coding sequence ATGGCTGCAAGACTTAAAGAACAGTATGTTAGCACAGTAGCTCCTGAACTGATGAAGAAATTCGGCTACGCTAACGTAATGCAGATCCCTAAGCTGGATAAGGTAGTTATCAACGTCGGCTGCGGCGCTGATAAGGATAATAAAAAGGTCATCGATGCTATCATGACCGATCTGGCTGCTATAACCGGTCAGAAGCCCATCGTTTGCAAGGCTAAGAAGAGCGTTGCTAACTTCAAGCTGAGAGATGGACAGATCATCGGTGTTAAGGTTACACTGAGAGCGGAGAAGATGTATGAATTCGTTGACAGACTGTTCAACGTTGCATTCCCCCGCGTAAGAGATTTCAGAGGTATCAACCCCAATTCCTTCGACGGCAGAGGAAATTACTCCACCGGTCTGAAGGAGCAGCTGATCTTCCCTGAGATCGAGTATGATAAGATCGACAAGGTTAGAGGTATGGATATCAACTTTATCACTACCGCTAAGACCGACGAAGAAGGCAAGGAGCTGCTCAGACTGATGGGCGCACCTTTCGCTGAGAAGTAA
- the rplX gene encoding 50S ribosomal protein L24, with amino-acid sequence MNKVHVKTGDTVVILSGKDKGKQGKVLQVAPKEGKVIVEGLNVARKHVKPRNAQQQGGIVDAEAAMYASKVMAVCPKCGKPTRVAHKFLEDGTKVRVCKSCGEEF; translated from the coding sequence ATGAATAAGGTACACGTTAAAACCGGCGACACAGTCGTTATCCTGTCCGGTAAGGACAAGGGCAAGCAGGGCAAGGTACTTCAGGTTGCCCCCAAGGAAGGCAAAGTGATCGTTGAGGGTCTGAACGTTGCAAGAAAGCACGTTAAGCCCAGAAACGCTCAGCAGCAGGGCGGTATCGTTGATGCTGAGGCAGCTATGTACGCTTCCAAGGTAATGGCAGTTTGCCCCAAGTGCGGCAAGCCCACAAGAGTAGCTCACAAGTTCCTGGAAGATGGAACTAAGGTAAGAGTTTGCAAGAGCTGCGGCGAAGAATTCTAA
- the rplN gene encoding 50S ribosomal protein L14, which produces MVQMQTYLKVADNSGAKELMCIRVLGGTRRKYANIGDVVVCSVKKATPGGVVKKGDVVKAVIVRSAKGLRRADGTYIRFDENAAVIIKEDKNPRGTRIFGPVAKELRDKDYMKILSLAPEVL; this is translated from the coding sequence ATGGTACAGATGCAGACTTACCTGAAGGTTGCAGATAACTCCGGTGCTAAGGAGCTTATGTGCATCCGTGTTCTCGGCGGTACGAGAAGAAAGTATGCAAACATCGGTGACGTTGTAGTTTGTTCTGTTAAAAAAGCAACACCAGGCGGAGTTGTTAAGAAGGGCGATGTAGTTAAGGCTGTCATCGTTCGTTCAGCAAAGGGTCTGAGAAGAGCGGACGGTACTTATATCCGCTTCGATGAGAACGCTGCTGTAATAATCAAGGAAGACAAGAATCCCAGAGGTACACGTATATTTGGACCTGTGGCTAAGGAACTGAGAGATAAGGATTATATGAAGATCCTGTCCCTGGCTCCCGAAGTTCTGTAA
- the rpsQ gene encoding 30S ribosomal protein S17, whose protein sequence is MSERNLRKTRVGTVVSNKMDKTIVVAIKDNVQHPLYKKIIKKTVKLKAHDENNECGIGDTVKVMETRPLSKDKRWRLVNIIEKAK, encoded by the coding sequence GTGAGCGAAAGAAATCTGAGAAAAACCAGAGTCGGTACTGTTGTATCGAATAAGATGGATAAGACTATCGTAGTTGCCATCAAGGATAACGTTCAGCACCCTCTGTACAAGAAGATCATCAAGAAGACTGTTAAGCTGAAGGCACACGATGAAAACAACGAGTGCGGTATCGGCGATACAGTAAAGGTAATGGAGACAAGACCTCTTTCCAAGGATAAGAGATGGAGACTTGTCAACATCATCGAAAAGGCTAAGTAA
- the rpmC gene encoding 50S ribosomal protein L29, with the protein MKANEIKEMTADELNTKLAELKEELFNLRFQHAVNQLENPKRLQAVKKDIARVKTFIRKHESEAQ; encoded by the coding sequence ATGAAGGCTAATGAGATCAAGGAAATGACCGCAGACGAGCTTAACACCAAGCTCGCTGAGCTTAAAGAAGAGCTGTTCAATCTTCGTTTCCAGCACGCTGTGAACCAGCTGGAGAATCCCAAGAGACTTCAGGCTGTGAAGAAGGACATTGCTCGTGTTAAGACATTCATTCGTAAGCATGAGTCCGAAGCTCAGTAA
- the rplP gene encoding 50S ribosomal protein L16 translates to MLLPKRVKFRKQHRGRMTGKALRGNKVSYGDFGLQALEPAWITSNQIEAARIAMTRYIKRGGQVWIKIFPDKPATRKPLGTRMGKGKGAPEYWVAVVKPGRVMFEIAGVPEETAREAMRLAMHKLPIKCKFIVKETGGEQ, encoded by the coding sequence ATGCTGCTTCCAAAGAGAGTTAAGTTCAGAAAACAGCACAGAGGTCGTATGACCGGTAAGGCACTGAGAGGAAACAAGGTTTCTTACGGTGATTTCGGTCTTCAGGCTCTCGAGCCCGCATGGATCACCTCTAACCAGATCGAGGCTGCCCGTATCGCTATGACAAGATACATCAAGAGAGGCGGTCAGGTTTGGATAAAGATATTCCCTGACAAGCCTGCAACAAGAAAGCCCCTGGGTACCCGAATGGGTAAAGGTAAGGGCGCTCCCGAGTACTGGGTAGCTGTTGTTAAGCCGGGCAGAGTAATGTTCGAGATCGCAGGTGTTCCCGAGGAGACTGCTAGAGAGGCTATGAGACTCGCTATGCACAAGCTCCCTATCAAGTGTAAGTTTATAGTAAAAGAAACGGGTGGTGAGCAGTAA
- the rpsC gene encoding 30S ribosomal protein S3, which translates to MGQKVNPHGLRVGVIKNWDSRWFADKSTFGDTLVEDYNIRKDIMKDLNRRSKNPADKCVYAGVPKVEIERFTGKDGAQKVRIHIYCAKPGMVIGKGGAEIDKLRESIEKKIGKSVAINIVEVKNPDINAQLVAEKIAHDLEDRISFRRAMKQSIGRAMKLGAKGIKVKVSGRLAGAEIARSESYHEGTIPLQTIRADIDYGTAEAHTTYGRLGIKVWIYRGEVLKGEVAASDRRDVSDKNDKKRRPRRDDRSKDNRRDFNKARGMKREGGNA; encoded by the coding sequence ATGGGCCAGAAAGTTAATCCGCACGGACTTAGAGTCGGTGTGATAAAGAATTGGGATTCCCGCTGGTTTGCAGATAAGAGCACTTTCGGCGACACTCTGGTTGAGGACTACAACATTCGTAAGGATATCATGAAGGACCTCAACAGAAGATCCAAGAACCCCGCTGACAAGTGCGTTTACGCAGGCGTTCCCAAGGTTGAGATCGAGCGTTTTACCGGTAAGGACGGCGCTCAGAAGGTTAGAATACACATTTACTGCGCTAAGCCCGGTATGGTTATCGGTAAGGGCGGCGCTGAGATCGATAAGCTCCGCGAGAGCATCGAGAAGAAGATCGGCAAGAGCGTTGCTATCAACATCGTTGAGGTAAAGAACCCCGACATCAACGCTCAGCTGGTAGCTGAGAAGATCGCTCACGATCTGGAGGACAGAATCTCCTTCAGAAGAGCTATGAAGCAGTCCATCGGCAGAGCAATGAAGCTGGGCGCTAAGGGTATCAAGGTAAAGGTAAGCGGTAGACTTGCCGGTGCCGAGATCGCTAGAAGCGAGAGCTATCACGAGGGTACTATCCCGCTGCAGACCATCAGAGCAGATATCGACTACGGTACTGCTGAGGCTCACACAACTTATGGTCGTCTGGGCATCAAGGTATGGATCTACAGAGGCGAAGTTCTCAAGGGTGAGGTTGCTGCAAGCGACAGACGCGACGTAAGCGACAAGAACGATAAGAAGCGCAGACCTCGCAGAGACGACAGGTCTAAGGATAACCGCAGAGACTTCAACAAGGCTCGCGGCATGAAAAGAGAAGGAGGTAACGCATAA
- the rplV gene encoding 50S ribosomal protein L22 — MEAKAILRTARIAPRKVQIVLDLIRGKDYEIAMATVKNTPKAASEYLEKLLKSAAANAENNHNMDKNNLYVAECYVCPGPIMKRIMPRAQGRAYRILKRTSHITVVLKEKD; from the coding sequence ATGGAAGCAAAGGCTATACTGAGAACAGCTCGCATTGCTCCTCGTAAGGTACAGATCGTCCTTGATCTTATCAGAGGTAAGGATTACGAAATAGCAATGGCTACTGTTAAGAATACACCAAAGGCTGCAAGTGAATATCTGGAGAAGCTCCTCAAGTCCGCAGCAGCAAACGCAGAGAACAATCACAACATGGATAAGAACAACCTCTATGTTGCTGAGTGCTACGTTTGCCCCGGACCTATCATGAAGAGGATCATGCCCAGAGCTCAGGGCAGAGCATATAGAATTCTGAAGAGAACATCTCACATCACTGTTGTTCTCAAGGAAAAGGATTAA
- the rpsS gene encoding 30S ribosomal protein S19, with amino-acid sequence MGRSVKKGPYVQEALYKRVVAMNEAGEKKVLKTWSRASTIFPDFVGHTFAVHDGRKHVPVYVTEDMVGHKLGEFAPTRTYKGHAGSKTSNNGKK; translated from the coding sequence ATGGGCAGAAGTGTTAAGAAGGGTCCTTACGTTCAGGAGGCTCTTTATAAGAGAGTAGTTGCTATGAACGAAGCAGGCGAGAAGAAAGTCCTCAAGACATGGAGCAGAGCTTCCACGATCTTCCCTGACTTCGTAGGTCATACATTCGCAGTACACGACGGCAGAAAGCACGTGCCTGTATATGTAACCGAGGATATGGTAGGCCACAAGCTTGGCGAGTTCGCTCCCACAAGGACCTACAAGGGCCACGCAGGCTCCAAGACCTCGAACAACGGTAAGAAGTAA
- the rplB gene encoding 50S ribosomal protein L2, with protein sequence MAIKTYKPTTPGRRGMTVIDYSGLSKVEPCKSLLEPLKKNSGRNSYGRITVRHRGGGVRRKYRVIDFKRNKLDMNATVQTIEYDPNRSAFIALVQYEDGEKRYIIAPNGLAVGDVIRAGADADIKPGNALTLADIPVGTFIHNIELYPGKGAQLVRSAGNMAQLMGREGAYALVRLPSGEMRKISVNCMATIGQVGNIDHSNVNIGKAGRKRHMGWRPTVRGSVMNPCDHPHGGGEGKSPVGRPSPVTPWGKPTLGYKTRAKHARSDKFIVKRRNGK encoded by the coding sequence ATGGCAATAAAGACTTACAAGCCCACGACTCCCGGTAGAAGAGGCATGACTGTCATCGACTATTCCGGTCTGTCTAAGGTTGAACCTTGCAAGTCCCTTCTCGAACCTCTGAAGAAGAATTCGGGAAGAAACAGCTACGGTAGAATCACTGTTCGTCACAGAGGCGGCGGAGTTAGAAGAAAATACCGTGTAATTGATTTTAAGAGAAACAAGCTCGATATGAACGCTACTGTTCAGACTATCGAGTACGATCCTAACAGATCTGCATTCATCGCACTCGTTCAGTACGAGGACGGTGAGAAGAGATACATCATCGCACCTAACGGTCTTGCTGTTGGCGATGTTATCAGAGCAGGCGCTGATGCTGATATCAAGCCCGGCAACGCTCTGACACTGGCAGATATCCCTGTTGGTACTTTCATCCACAACATTGAGCTGTATCCCGGCAAGGGCGCTCAGCTCGTTCGTTCCGCTGGTAACATGGCTCAGCTGATGGGCAGAGAAGGCGCTTACGCTCTCGTAAGACTTCCTTCAGGCGAAATGAGAAAGATATCTGTTAACTGCATGGCTACAATCGGTCAGGTAGGTAACATCGACCACTCTAACGTAAACATCGGTAAGGCAGGTAGAAAGCGCCACATGGGCTGGAGACCTACCGTAAGAGGTTCCGTAATGAACCCCTGCGATCACCCTCACGGTGGTGGTGAAGGTAAGTCACCTGTTGGTAGACCTTCTCCTGTTACTCCTTGGGGTAAGCCTACTCTGGGTTACAAGACCAGAGCTAAGCACGCTCGTTCCGATAAGTTCATCGTAAAGCGCAGAAACGGCAAGTAA
- the rplW gene encoding 50S ribosomal protein L23: MKNAHDIIIKPIITEDSMDRLADNKYTFQVAKDANKIEIAKAIEEIFDVKVAKVNTISVKGKEKRMGRYTGFRPDWKKAIVTLEGEKTIEFFDGMY; the protein is encoded by the coding sequence ATGAAAAATGCTCACGATATTATCATAAAGCCTATCATCACCGAGGACTCTATGGACAGACTCGCTGATAACAAGTACACCTTCCAGGTTGCCAAGGACGCTAACAAGATCGAGATCGCTAAGGCTATCGAGGAGATCTTCGATGTGAAAGTTGCTAAGGTAAACACCATCAGCGTTAAGGGCAAAGAGAAGAGAATGGGCAGATACACAGGTTTCCGCCCTGACTGGAAAAAGGCTATCGTTACTCTTGAGGGCGAAAAGACCATCGAATTCTTCGACGGTATGTACTAA
- the rplD gene encoding 50S ribosomal protein L4: protein MSKIAVVDMTGNKVADTELNDAIFGIEPNKALMHAMVVNFLANQRQGTQSTLTRTEVQGGGRKPWRQKGTGHARQGSIRAPQWVHGGIALGPKPRDYSYSLNKKERRLAMKSAFSTKVIDNNIIVVNEIETKEYKTKVMVDMLKAIGAEGKALIVTADVDAKVVKSAANIPGVKTATVNTLNVYDILNYDKFIVSSEAVKKIEEVYA from the coding sequence ATGTCAAAAATCGCAGTAGTTGATATGACAGGCAACAAGGTAGCTGACACTGAGCTGAACGATGCTATATTCGGCATCGAGCCTAACAAGGCACTTATGCACGCTATGGTAGTTAATTTCCTGGCTAACCAGAGACAGGGCACACAGTCCACCCTCACCAGAACAGAGGTACAGGGCGGCGGCAGAAAGCCCTGGAGACAGAAGGGTACCGGCCACGCAAGACAGGGCTCCATCAGAGCTCCTCAGTGGGTACACGGCGGTATCGCTCTTGGTCCTAAGCCCAGAGATTACAGCTATTCGCTGAATAAAAAGGAGAGAAGACTTGCTATGAAGTCTGCATTCTCCACTAAGGTCATCGACAACAACATCATCGTTGTTAACGAGATCGAGACCAAGGAGTATAAGACCAAGGTTATGGTTGATATGCTCAAGGCAATCGGCGCTGAGGGCAAGGCTCTCATCGTAACTGCTGATGTTGATGCAAAGGTAGTTAAGAGCGCTGCAAACATTCCCGGTGTCAAGACAGCTACCGTAAACACACTGAATGTTTACGATATCCTGAACTACGATAAGTTCATCGTATCTTCGGAGGCTGTAAAGAAGATCGAGGAGGTATACGCTTAA
- the rplC gene encoding 50S ribosomal protein L3, with translation MQKGIIGKKIGMTQIFDEAGKIVPVTVVEAGPCVVVQKKTVEKDGYEAVQLGYGEIRAKRVNKPLQGHFKKADVAMKRTLKEFRLADISAINVGDIVKADVFAEGDVVDVSGTSKGHGFSGTIKRHNGHRLKETHGTGPVHRHAGSYGACSDPSRIYKGKKMPGQYGNVKVTVQNLTVVKVDAENNLIAIKGAIPGPKNGTVTICDSVKKKA, from the coding sequence ATGCAGAAGGGAATCATCGGTAAGAAGATCGGTATGACACAGATCTTCGATGAAGCAGGAAAGATCGTTCCTGTAACAGTTGTTGAAGCAGGTCCCTGCGTAGTTGTTCAGAAGAAGACTGTTGAAAAAGACGGTTATGAGGCTGTACAGCTGGGTTATGGCGAGATCAGAGCCAAGAGAGTAAACAAGCCTCTCCAGGGTCACTTCAAGAAGGCTGACGTTGCTATGAAGAGAACTCTTAAGGAGTTCAGACTGGCTGATATCTCAGCTATCAACGTTGGCGACATCGTAAAGGCAGACGTATTCGCTGAGGGCGACGTTGTTGATGTCAGCGGCACCAGCAAGGGTCACGGTTTCAGTGGTACTATCAAGCGTCACAACGGCCACAGACTTAAGGAAACTCACGGTACAGGTCCTGTACACAGACATGCAGGTTCCTACGGCGCTTGCTCCGATCCTTCAAGGATCTACAAGGGCAAGAAGATGCCTGGTCAGTACGGTAACGTAAAGGTTACTGTTCAGAATCTGACAGTTGTAAAGGTTGACGCAGAGAATAATCTTATCGCTATCAAGGGCGCTATCCCCGGTCCTAAGAACGGAACAGTGACCATCTGCGACAGCGTTAAGAAGAAGGCTTAG
- the rpsJ gene encoding 30S ribosomal protein S10, with the protein MAVNEKMRIKIKGYEHAVVDSAAAKIVEAVKRSGAQVSGPIPLPTNKEVVTILRAVHKYKDSREQFELRTHKRLIDVIRPTKETISTLENLELPAGVNIVMEVK; encoded by the coding sequence GTGGCAGTCAATGAGAAGATGAGGATCAAGATCAAGGGCTATGAGCACGCTGTAGTTGACAGCGCAGCTGCAAAGATCGTTGAGGCGGTTAAGCGTTCAGGCGCACAGGTTTCCGGACCTATCCCGCTGCCTACCAACAAAGAGGTAGTAACGATCCTGAGAGCTGTACACAAGTACAAGGACAGCCGTGAGCAGTTCGAGCTGAGAACTCACAAGAGACTCATAGATGTTATCAGACCCACCAAGGAGACGATATCTACTCTTGAGAACCTTGAGCTTCCCGCCGGCGTAAACATCGTTATGGAGGTCAAGTAA
- a CDS encoding helix-turn-helix domain-containing protein, with translation MELSKTKKRLRTEKGWSQETLAEKAYVSRQTISNWENEKNYPDVHSLLILSDLFGVSLDELIKGDVETMKNTIHNKDASALKRAQWCGVIGLILLMAVVTPIYEHFGTVGMVIGSLLAGALAVFTFMSFHKMEAIKSEHDIQTQREIIAFMNGETLDDIEKAKEQGIRNSNRRGMIAALVICGISIIVTIIHLIAMIV, from the coding sequence ATGGAACTCAGCAAGACCAAAAAAAGACTGCGCACAGAAAAGGGCTGGTCACAGGAAACTCTCGCCGAGAAAGCTTATGTCAGCCGACAGACTATCTCCAACTGGGAGAACGAAAAGAACTACCCCGATGTTCACAGCCTGCTTATCCTCAGCGACCTGTTCGGCGTGTCCCTCGATGAACTTATCAAAGGAGATGTTGAAACCATGAAAAACACTATCCACAACAAAGACGCATCTGCGCTCAAACGCGCCCAGTGGTGCGGTGTAATCGGGCTGATACTGCTTATGGCTGTTGTTACCCCCATCTATGAACACTTCGGTACTGTCGGTATGGTTATTGGCAGTCTGCTTGCAGGGGCACTAGCTGTATTTACTTTCATGTCATTCCACAAAATGGAAGCTATCAAATCCGAACACGATATCCAGACCCAGCGCGAGATAATCGCATTTATGAACGGTGAGACTCTCGACGATATCGAAAAAGCAAAAGAACAGGGGATACGCAATTCAAACCGCCGCGGAATGATAGCCGCACTTGTGATATGCGGCATAAGCATCATCGTGACCATTATCCACCTCATAGCTATGATTGTATAA